The genomic segment CCAGCGGCGCGACCAACGGCATCAGCGCCGACAGATGCGTCGACAAGTCGACGTCCATGTAGGCGACCACATCGGCCGGTGATGATGACCACGCGGCGGCCAGCGCCCCGCCACGGCCCTTGGCGTCGAGGTGGATCACCTCGACATCGGACAGCTCCTCGGCCAGTTCGCGTGCCACCGCCAGCGTGCCATCAGTACTTGCATTGTCCGCGAACACGATTCGAGTCCGGTACGGCACCTCGTCGAGCAGGAACTGGTGAAGCCGTCGTACGCAGGTGTCAACATCGCGTTCCTCGTTGTACACCGGGATGACGATGTCGAGAACATAGCGACCCCCGACACCGGTCGGCGCAATGCGCTGCGCGGCCGGCAAGGGTGTCGGTCATGACATTGATGTTCGCGTCCCAAGCTGCCGTGGCACTGGGCCGGATCTGAAGAGTTGCTGTGGGCCAGCTTCGTATCGGGTCGCGGACGGCTACTCATATGCTTGGGCGCATGGCCTCCGTCTTCTCCAAGATCATCAACCGCGAACTGCCGGGACGATTCGTCTACGAAGACGACGAGGTCGTGGCGTTCCTGACCATCGAGCCGATGACGCCCGGACACACGCTGGTCGTTCCGCGCGCCGAGGTCGACAACTGGCAGGACGTCGAGCCGGCTGTGTTCAACAAGGTGATGGCCGTGTCGCAGAAGATCGGCAAGGCGGTGTGCGCGGCATTCGGCGCCGAGCGGTCCGGGCTGATCATCGCCGGGCTCGAGGTGCCGCACTTGCACGTGCACGTGTTCCCGGCACGCAACCTGTCGGACTTCGGCTTCGCCAACGTCGACCGCAATCCGTCGCCGGAGGCGCTCGACGAAGCTCAGGCCAAGATCAAAGCCGCACTGGCCGAACTGGGCTAGCTTCGGGACTCACCGCGGCGGGCACGTCGGCGATGCGCGGCAGGCTGACCCGGAAGCAGCAGCCCTGGCCGGGAGCGGTGGTCACGGTGACCCGGCCGCCGTGGGCGTAGACCAGCGAGTCGACGATGGACAACCCCAGCCCGGTGCCGCCGCTGGCGCGGGCGCGGGAGGAGTCGGTGCGGTAGAACCGCTCGAACACCCGCCGGGCATCTTCGGGCGTCATGCCCGGACCCTCGTCGGCGACCTCGAGCACCGCGTCGTCGGACGAGGTGCCCACGCGGACGGTGATGCGCGCGGTTTCGGGGGTGTGCTGCAGGGCGTTGGCCACCAGGTTGCCCAGCACCTGACGTAACCGCGCCTCGTCGCCGATGACTTCGGGGGTGCCCGGTCCGTCGAGGACCTCCATGGTGATGGTGCGCTTCGGGGCGATCGACTGGGCGTCGTGAACGGCGTCGGTGGCCAAGGCCAGCAGGTCGACACGGCGCTGTTCGAGCGGGCGCTGCGCATCGAGGCGGGCCAGCAGCAGCAGATCGTCGACCAAGAGGCCCATCCGGCGCGACTCGCTTTCGATACGGGACATCAGCATCTCGACGTCGCGGGCCGCACCTTGGCGGTAGAGCTCGGCGAAGCCGCGGATAGTGGTCAGCGGGGTGCGCAACTCGTGGCTGGCGTCGGTGATGAACCGGCGCATCCGTTCCTCGGAGGTGCGGGCCTGTTCGGCGCTTTCCACCGATGAGGCCATCGCGGTCTGGATCTGAGCGAGCATGCCGTTGAGCGCCAACGACAGCCGGCCGACCTCGGTGCGCGGATCTCGTTCCGGCACACGGCGATCCAACTGTCCGGCGGCGATCGCGGCCGCGGTCTTCTCCACTTCGACGAGGGGCCGCAGGCTGCGATGCACCACCCAGTAGCCGGCGACGCCGAGGATCACCAGGACGGCGGCGCCGATCGCGACCTGCGACCAAGCCAGGCTACGGACGGTCGATTGGATGTCGGACATGTCGATGGCGACGGTCGTCAGCTCGCCGCCGGGGCCGCGCACCGACACCGCGCGCCACTCGACCGGGGAGTGCTCCAGCGAGCCGACGGTCACCGGCACCGGGCCGACATCGTTGTCGTCGGGCAGCGCCGGTTCTGCGTCGCGGTCGTTGACGGCCATCCAGATGTGGCCGTCGGCGTCGACGCCGCGCACGTAGAAGTTCGACGGCGGGCGGGCGGGGTTGGGTTCCTCGTCGGGCGGGGGCATGCGGCGCGGTGCCTGCGCCCAACCGCGGGATGCGTCGAGCAGGGTTTGGTCGGCGCGGTTGACGAGGTCGTGCTGAAGCGTCGAAGTGACCGCGATCCCCGAGGCGAGCAGGCCGCAACCCACGAGCAGCAGCATCGCGGCCACCAGGCCGACTCTCAGCGGCAGCGCTCGGCGGTACGGATGCGGCATTCCCCCATTGTTCGCGCCGAGTGGCGCGACGCGCCGGATTACCGCGGCTCCCGCAGCACGTATCCGACTCCGCGCAGGGTGTGCAGGAGGCGCTTTTCGCCGGTGTCGATCTTGCGGCGCAGATAGGAGACGTAGGACTCGACGACGTTGACGTCACCGCCGAAGTCGTATCGCCAGACGTGGTCGAGGATCTTGGGCTTGCTCAGCACGGTGCCTGCGTTGATGACGAAGTACCGCAGCAGGGTGAACTCGGTGGGTGATAGGGAGACCGGCTCGCCGGCCTTCCACACCTCGTGGGTGTCCTCGTCGAGTTCGATGTCGGCGAAGCTCAGCCGCGAATTGCGTGGCTCCTCGACACCCTTGCCGGCGCGGCGCAGGATGACGCGCAGCCGGGCGACGACCTCTTCGAGGCTGAACGG from the Mycolicibacterium crocinum genome contains:
- a CDS encoding HIT family protein yields the protein MASVFSKIINRELPGRFVYEDDEVVAFLTIEPMTPGHTLVVPRAEVDNWQDVEPAVFNKVMAVSQKIGKAVCAAFGAERSGLIIAGLEVPHLHVHVFPARNLSDFGFANVDRNPSPEALDEAQAKIKAALAELG
- a CDS encoding sensor histidine kinase; protein product: MPHPYRRALPLRVGLVAAMLLLVGCGLLASGIAVTSTLQHDLVNRADQTLLDASRGWAQAPRRMPPPDEEPNPARPPSNFYVRGVDADGHIWMAVNDRDAEPALPDDNDVGPVPVTVGSLEHSPVEWRAVSVRGPGGELTTVAIDMSDIQSTVRSLAWSQVAIGAAVLVILGVAGYWVVHRSLRPLVEVEKTAAAIAAGQLDRRVPERDPRTEVGRLSLALNGMLAQIQTAMASSVESAEQARTSEERMRRFITDASHELRTPLTTIRGFAELYRQGAARDVEMLMSRIESESRRMGLLVDDLLLLARLDAQRPLEQRRVDLLALATDAVHDAQSIAPKRTITMEVLDGPGTPEVIGDEARLRQVLGNLVANALQHTPETARITVRVGTSSDDAVLEVADEGPGMTPEDARRVFERFYRTDSSRARASGGTGLGLSIVDSLVYAHGGRVTVTTAPGQGCCFRVSLPRIADVPAAVSPEASPVRPVRL
- the phoP gene encoding two-component system response regulator PhoP, giving the protein MAAPVVPESKPEARVLVVDDETNIVELLSVSLKFQGFEVHTASSGPAALDRAREVRPDAVILDVMMPGMDGFGVLRRLRADGIDAPALFLTARDSLQDKIAGLTLGGDDYVTKPFSLEEVVARLRVILRRAGKGVEEPRNSRLSFADIELDEDTHEVWKAGEPVSLSPTEFTLLRYFVINAGTVLSKPKILDHVWRYDFGGDVNVVESYVSYLRRKIDTGEKRLLHTLRGVGYVLREPR